The Chryseolinea soli nucleotide sequence GGGCCGTAATCACATTCCCTTCGATGGCACCCAACTGTTCCAATAGTTCTTTGGCCTGGTTGATCGCGCCAACGGGCGGCGGTGTGATCCAGGTGAGGTCATAAATATTTTGCACCCCCCAATTCATCAGCTCCAGCAGCAACGGTGCCAGGTCAGCTTCCAGAATCTCCGGCTGGCGGTGGGGTTGCAATTGGTGGTGCACATTCTCCGCCCACATGCGATAGGCAACGCCCGGCCCAAGCCTGCCCGCGCGGCCCGAACGCTGGTCGGCAGCATCACGGGGAACGCGAATGGTTTCCAACCGGGTGAGACCGCTCCGTGGATCGAATTTCGGAACACGCGCATAGCCGCTGTCCACGACGGTGGTGATGCCCTCGATGGTCAGCGAGGTCTCGGCAATGGAAGTGGCCAACACCACTTTCCGTTTTCCATAGGGATGTGGAAGGATCGCTTCTTGTTGTTTCTTGAAAGGAAGCTCACCGTACAGGGGATGAATGCTGGCTTCCATAGCGCCGGTCTCCAGCAATTCTGCGACACGGTGAATATCCGCCGTACCCGGCAGAAAGGTGAGTATATCCCCTTGCTGTTCTATCAGCGCTTTGCGAATAACGCGCGCGGTAGAAGGCGCGAGGTACACATCTTTATCCGGCGCAGTATAGTTCAACGTCACCGGATATTGACGGCCCAGGCTCGTGATGATGGGCGCATTGTTCAGAAGGCTTGAAATCTTCTCGCCATCCAGCGTAGCCGACATAATCAAAATGCGCAAATCCTCCCGCAACACCTGCTGCGCCTGGAGACACAACGCCAGCGCCAGATCTGCATGAAGGCTGCGTTCGTGAAATTCATCGAAGATGACCAGGTTCACACCTTCGAGTGCGTTGTCGTTCTGCAACATGCGCGTAAGAATTCCCTCGGTCACCACTTCGCAGCGGGTGCGATTACTTACCACGGCTTCAAAGCGCACGCGATACCCGATGGTGTTGCCAGGTTCTTCGTCGCGCAAGAAGGCTATGCGCTGGGCTACCGATCGGGCAGCCAATCGTCGCGGTTCCAGCATGATCATTTTGCTGCCCTGCAACCACGGCTCATCCAATAGCATCAACGGCAGGACTGTACTTTTTCCCGCACCGGGCGGCGCTTGCAAGATCACCACGGGGTGCTTTAGCAAGGCTTCCTTCAGTTGCGGGACAATCTCCTCTACGGGATACGACATGGGCGCAAAATACGCATTCTGTATCACCGGATCATAACCCTCCGGTGTTGTCGGCGCGGAAGAAAAAATTTCAGTTTAGAGATCGATGTGATAAACGTCCTGCTGGTTGCGCGGAATGTCTTGCACATGAAATCCACCGGGCTGGGGAATTTCTTCGATCAGGTCGAACAGCGTACACGATTTGGGCAAGCCGGCGAAGATCAATAAGAAGGAGTGAACGTGATTATCGGGAATGGCTGTCCACAGGGGCGCGATGGAAATGTTTTCAACGTGAAGTAATCCGGCCTTGGCACCGGTCGAGTGGTCTACCAGGAAAGTGGTCTTCCAGATCCTGACCAACGCATCGCTCCACTGATTTTGAAAATAGCAGTGAACATAAACACAGGAGTCATTGAGCGTTTCCGGCGCAATCGACAACATCACTTCCGGGTCGACCGTGGGCCGGGCAATGGCCGGGGCAGGTTTGCTCATGGTCTTCGACCGGTTAAATGGGGCAGGATGGAATCGGAATGCTGTCATAGCATAAGTTCACCACCACAAAGTTCGGTTACTTCGGGAAGTATTTCAACAGGGAATATGCTGTTTGGATCGTTGGCCCAGGGTGAACCCGCTCCCCTGACCACCCTAATTCAACGCGAAAAGGCCGGTTTTCAAGGCAAACTTCGCGGTTTAAAGGGACCCCAGGATATTCAACAAACGGAAAAAAATATTTTCGTGCGGTAGCGCTTTACGAGTAGAAGTCCTCCAGGGAAGCAAAATATACATTGTCCCAACCGTCCACAATGTCATCGTAATCGTTGTCGGGAATATGGGTGTGCCGCAGCTCTACCGAGGTTCCTTGCGCATGGAGATGGAGCTTTAGGGTGACGATGGACGGCTCTTCCTGTTCGCCAAAATACCATTGCTGCACGATCTTCTTCCCGGGCTCAAATTCCAGGTTCTTGCCCACAATGCTGCCGTCCCACAACGAAAATTCGGCGCCCACTTCTTCCGACATCTCCGCCGGTTCGCCAGACCAAAGGTGGATCGTCGAGGGCGTGATCAGCGCCAGGTATACCTCTTCGGGTGCGGCAGCGAGGGTATAATACTTTTTATAGTCTTTCATTTTCAGCGGGCAGATAAAATTTCCTGTATACTTGTGTTTTGTTCGGGTGCGGGTACCTCACAAAGGTATGAAGCGCCGCGCATGTATCGTTAAAAATCTTTATGACTCACATCGAGCCCTACATCACCTACGCCATCATCGGCTTTACTTGTCTCCTCAGCTACTATGCTTTCAGCCGGCCACAAGTGACGACCGACCTGATGATGACGCCCTATCTGATCCGTCAACGGCAGCAATATTTTCGTTTTATTTCCTCCGGTTTCATTCATAATGGTACTGCC carries:
- a CDS encoding SRPBCC domain-containing protein; protein product: MKDYKKYYTLAAAPEEVYLALITPSTIHLWSGEPAEMSEEVGAEFSLWDGSIVGKNLEFEPGKKIVQQWYFGEQEEPSIVTLKLHLHAQGTSVELRHTHIPDNDYDDIVDGWDNVYFASLEDFYS